A DNA window from Arachis duranensis cultivar V14167 chromosome 3, aradu.V14167.gnm2.J7QH, whole genome shotgun sequence contains the following coding sequences:
- the LOC107479716 gene encoding uncharacterized protein LOC107479716, whose protein sequence is MAFYKKYFPEIAREAKEMELMQLKQGSLSVADYTNKFEELCGFSRVCQGAPETYKSWKCIKYQRDLKDSIMTIMAPLEIRVFSDLVNKARVVEEYAKTVAASKDTHGGSPSRGHGNCGLPSHIARDSTRERNQNVGQSQHQGRVFAVNAKDASKADPLMRVICLIGDKFLVALYDTGASHSFILFDKVEELGLKVSVLPFDLHVHTPHQTVMTRSSCRQVGFKLESRDFMHDLICLPMVGLEMILGFDWLSKNRVLLDCFEQTIRFMPEGENGAVVATAYYLNSVMVYCSGEECQGYILLAANALGDAQNLD, encoded by the exons ATGGCCTTCTATAAGAAATACTTTCCTGAGATTGCAAGGGAAGCAAAGGAGATGGAACTAatgcagctgaagcaaggttCTCTATCTGTGGCAGATTACAccaacaagtttgaggagctctgtgggttttctagggtatgTCAAGGTGCCCCGGAGACTTACAAGAGCTGGAAGTGCATTAAGTACCAGAGGGATTTAAAGGATAGCATTATGACTATTATGGCTCCTTTGGAGATCCGTGTCTTCTCTGACTTAGTGAACAAGGCTAGAGTAGTGGAAGAGTATGCCAAAACCGTGGCGGCATCCAAGGACACTCATGGAGGGAGCCCTAGCCGGGGGCATGGCAA TTGTGGGTTGCCTAGCCACATTGCGAGGGATTCCACTCGTGAGAGGAACCAGAATGTGGGCCAGAGTCAACATCAAGGTCGAGTCTTTGCTGTGAATGCTAAGGATGCTTCTAAGGCAGATCCGTTGATGAGAGTTATATGTCTAATTGGTGATAAATTCTTAGTTGCATTATATGATACTGGAGCTTCGCATTCgtttattttgtttgataaaGTTGAGGAATTAGGCTTGAAAGTGTCAGTGTTACCTTTTGATCTACATGTACATACTCCACATCAGACAGTTATGACTAGGTCAAGTTGTAGACAAGTAGGTTTTAAGCTTGAGAGTAGAGATTTTATGCATGATTTGATCTGTTTACCAATGGTGGGGCTAGAAATGATTTTGGGGTTTGATTGGTTGTCGAAGAATCGGGTTTTGCTGGATTGCTTTGAACAGACAATTCGGTTTATGCCAGAAGGAGAGAATGGAGCAGTGGTAGCTACGGCGTATTACCTGAACTCTGTAATGGTGTATTGTAGTGGGGAGGAGTGTCAGGGTTATATTCTGTTGGCTGCTAATGCATTGGGTGATGCCCAGAACTTGGATTAG